A single window of Deinococcus budaensis DNA harbors:
- a CDS encoding 30S ribosomal protein S1, with amino-acid sequence MEDQTQIPAAEGGNTQPTPGTEQQTPTPQAAAPAQAASTQASPEEREYPAMTMEDVLASESTEHQAVSRGDIVDGTVVFIGQEGIAVDVGAKVEGTIPLNQIGDEPVTLEQAQEMYKPGDKIEAYVVRVDLANSQIVLSKKRADQDKGWRVLEKMQENDEAFEVEVLEKVRGGLVAQVEGIRAFLPASQVDTRRVNDLDPYVGKPLMVKLIELNRKRNRVIISHRAIMEAQKAKAREATVGQLTPGAQFEGEVVEITDFGVFVNLGGIDGLVHRSELTYGRFNHPRDVVKVGDKVQVQVIDVDEGRERINLSMKALTEDPWEGAVEKYSIGQRVKGKVTNLTNFGAFVELESGLEGLVHVSEMSWTKRVRHPNEVLKEGDEVEAVILRIDPKDRRISLGIRQTTDDPWSALPDRYPPGTPVKGKITGMTDFGVFMEIEEGIEGLIHISELDTARVNNPADLFKKGDEIEAVILNIDPVEQRASLSRRRAMGGGGPVRDFVSQGGGSRSDRYSGGGQGGGRSGGGGRGGRGGGADYAFNAKDAQQGGKISTKLGDVYADLFAQFGLGSDKKDDAKAEGAGDSAAEGTTEKQGE; translated from the coding sequence ATGGAAGACCAGACCCAGATCCCCGCCGCAGAGGGCGGGAACACTCAGCCCACGCCGGGCACCGAGCAGCAGACCCCCACCCCGCAGGCCGCCGCCCCGGCGCAGGCCGCCAGCACCCAGGCCAGCCCTGAGGAGCGCGAGTACCCCGCCATGACCATGGAGGACGTGCTGGCCAGCGAGTCCACCGAGCACCAGGCGGTCAGCCGGGGCGACATCGTGGACGGCACCGTGGTGTTTATCGGCCAGGAAGGCATCGCGGTGGATGTCGGCGCCAAGGTGGAGGGCACCATTCCCCTCAACCAGATCGGCGACGAACCCGTCACGCTGGAGCAGGCCCAGGAGATGTACAAGCCCGGTGACAAGATCGAGGCGTACGTCGTGCGGGTGGACCTTGCCAACAGCCAGATCGTGCTTTCCAAGAAGCGTGCCGACCAGGACAAGGGCTGGCGCGTGCTGGAAAAGATGCAGGAAAACGACGAGGCGTTCGAGGTCGAGGTGCTGGAGAAGGTGCGCGGCGGTCTGGTGGCCCAGGTCGAGGGCATCCGGGCCTTCCTGCCCGCTTCTCAGGTGGACACCCGCCGGGTCAACGATCTGGACCCCTACGTCGGCAAGCCCCTGATGGTCAAGCTCATCGAGCTGAACCGCAAGCGCAACCGCGTGATCATCAGCCACCGCGCGATCATGGAGGCCCAGAAGGCCAAGGCCCGTGAAGCCACGGTCGGCCAGCTCACCCCCGGCGCGCAGTTCGAGGGCGAGGTCGTCGAGATCACCGATTTCGGCGTGTTCGTGAACCTCGGCGGCATCGACGGGCTGGTGCACCGCTCTGAACTCACCTACGGCCGCTTCAACCACCCCCGCGACGTGGTCAAGGTGGGCGACAAGGTGCAGGTCCAGGTCATCGACGTGGACGAGGGCCGCGAGCGCATCAACCTCTCCATGAAGGCCCTCACCGAGGACCCCTGGGAGGGCGCGGTCGAGAAGTACTCCATTGGCCAGCGCGTCAAGGGCAAGGTCACCAACCTCACCAACTTCGGCGCCTTCGTCGAACTGGAAAGCGGTCTGGAGGGCCTGGTCCACGTCAGCGAGATGAGCTGGACCAAGCGCGTGCGTCATCCCAACGAGGTCCTGAAGGAAGGCGACGAGGTCGAGGCGGTCATCTTGCGCATCGATCCCAAGGACCGGCGCATCAGCCTGGGGATTCGTCAGACCACGGACGATCCCTGGAGCGCGCTGCCCGACCGCTACCCGCCCGGCACGCCTGTCAAGGGCAAGATCACCGGCATGACCGATTTCGGCGTGTTCATGGAGATCGAAGAGGGCATCGAGGGCCTGATCCACATCAGCGAACTCGACACGGCGCGCGTGAACAACCCCGCCGACCTCTTCAAGAAGGGTGACGAGATCGAGGCCGTGATCCTGAACATCGACCCTGTCGAGCAGCGCGCGAGCCTCTCGCGTCGCCGGGCGATGGGCGGCGGCGGTCCGGTGCGCGACTTTGTCAGCCAGGGCGGCGGCTCGCGCAGCGACCGCTACAGCGGCGGCGGCCAGGGCGGCGGGCGCAGCGGTGGCGGCGGACGCGGTGGGCGCGGCGGCGGCGCCGACTACGCCTTCAACGCCAAGGACGCGCAGCAGGGCGGCAAGATCAGCACGAAGCTAGGCGACGTGTACGCCGACCTCTTCGCGCAGTTCGGCCTGGGAAGCGACAAGAAGGACGACGCCAAGGCCGAGGGCGCGGGCGACAGCGCGGCCGAAGGCACCACCGAGAAGCAGGGCGAGTAA